In a genomic window of Rhabdothermincola sediminis:
- a CDS encoding NifU N-terminal domain-containing protein gives MGQPVTVIEKQSTRPGVVRYEINRAITGTGHEYYRSIDDAQGDKPADRLARMLFERGGVTAVHVNANVITVHLADGSPPSGIKPMIEDLFLYYRDGVVPEVPSGTVG, from the coding sequence ATGGGACAGCCAGTCACCGTCATCGAGAAGCAGTCGACCCGCCCCGGTGTGGTGCGTTACGAGATCAACCGGGCCATCACCGGCACCGGCCACGAGTACTACCGCTCCATCGACGACGCCCAGGGTGACAAGCCCGCCGACCGGCTGGCCCGGATGCTCTTCGAGCGGGGTGGGGTCACGGCCGTGCACGTCAACGCCAACGTCATCACCGTGCACCTGGCCGACGGCTCACCCCCCAGCGGGATCAAGCCGATGATCGAGGACCTGTTCCTCTACTACCGCGACGGGGTCGTCCCCGAGGTTCCCAGCGGGACCGTGGGCTGA